From Triticum urartu cultivar G1812 chromosome 2, Tu2.1, whole genome shotgun sequence, a single genomic window includes:
- the LOC125537803 gene encoding zinc finger protein 511-like, with product MQQNPAEAMEASAPSEAEAPKDAGPWLGFWEVSRRRLTPDDPFFAAGDMERELLAKHVALDLSDDDRYQLEKMDVASVSMVCCPIAGCGAHLDCLEDFEDHYSTRHTASCSVCSRVYPTSRLLSIHISEAHDSFFQAKVARGFPMYECLVEGCGEKLKTYKSRQQHLVDKHQFPNSFEFFKRAQPSQRHRQKYHHRRQTAYKGEETRDTVMDVDGKNPRQSKPRYRPKQRDHKEPKENEHGHKESKDNEHHEKEAKESDMEVEQKIDELSSAVSRLSTADSVPSSITFGHRRARGLTFVPRSIRQNKQVSQPEAN from the exons ATGCAGCAGAATCCTGCTGAGGCCATGGAGGCCTCCGCGCCGTCGGAGGCCGAGGCGCCCAAAGATGCGGGGCCGTGGCTAGGGTTCTGGGAGGTGTCGCGGCGGCGGTTGACCCCCGACGACCCCTTCTTCGCCGCCGGCGACATGGAGCGCGAGCTACTCGCCAAACAC GTTGCCCTGGATCTCTCGGATGATGACCGGTACCAACTTGAGAAGATGGATGTGGCGAGCGTGAG CATGGTGTGTTGTCCAATTGCTGGTTGCGGTGCTCATCTAGATTGCTTGGAGGACTTTGAAGACCACTACAGCACACGGCATACTGCTTCATGCTCTGTATGTTCAAGAGTGTACCCAACATCAAGGTTGCTGAGTATTCATATTTCTGAGGCGCATGATTCCTTCTTCCAAGCAAAAGTCGCTCGTGGTTTTCCGATG TACGAATGTTTGGTGGAGGGTTGTGGGGAGAAGTTGAAGACGTACAAAAGTCGGCAGCAGCATCTTGTTGATAAGCATCAATTTCCCAACTCATTTGAATTCTTCAAAAGAGCACAACCTTCCCAGCGGCATCGTCAGAAGTATCATCATCGAAGGCAAACTGCTTATAAGGGAGAAGAGACAAGGGATACTGTCATGGACGTTGATGGGAAGAATCCAAGGCAATCGAAACCGAGATATCGGCCGAAGCAACGTGATCATAAGGAGCCGAAAGAAAATGAACATGGTCACAAGGAGTCGAAAGACAATGAACATCATGAGAAGGAGGCCAAGGAGAGCGACATGGAGGTCGAACAGAAGATTGATGAACTGTCCTCGGCTGTATCAAGGCTGAGTACTGCAGATTCGGTGCCTTCGAGCATAACCTTTGGCCATCGCCGTGCTCGTGGTCTTACTTTTGTCCCAAGATCTATTAGGCAGAACAAGCAGGTCTCTCAGCCAGAAGCAAATTGA
- the LOC125541654 gene encoding xyloglucan endotransglycosylase/hydrolase protein 8-like, whose translation MARRFLAVLAVVLALSQAASAKPWLDEKFNTDGNVRTGYDASGQQVVTLSLDQRSGAGFNSDEQYLYGEFSIQMKLIPGNSAGTVSCFYLSSGDGDGHDEIDMEFMGNSSGPGHPVVLNTNVWVNGDGKKEHQFNLWFDPAADFHTYTIIWNPENILFKVDNLFIRSFKRFAGIPYTSSKPMRLHATLWDGSFWATEKGKVPIDWSNAPFNVLYRNYYANACVSGGACHAGSDGWMNRQLNGAEWGTVKWAERSYMSYNYCEDGYRFPQGFPAECSRY comes from the exons ATGGCACGCCGTTTCCTGGCCGTGCTCGCCGTCGTCCTGGCGCTCTCGCAGGCCGCCTCGGCCAAGCCCTGGCTCGACGAGAAGTTCAACACGGACGGCAATGTCCGGACGGGATACGACGCTTCAGGGCAGCAGGTGGTGACGCTCAGCCTCGACCAGCGCTCCGGCGCCGGCTTCAACTCCGATGAGCAATACCTCTACGGTGAGTTCAGTATCCAGATGAAGCTCATCCCGGGAAACTCCGCCGGCACCGTCTCCTGCTTCTAC CTTTCTTCCGGTGATGGCGACGGTCATGACGAGATCGACATGGAGTTCATGGGCAACTCCAGCGGCCCTGGCCATCCAGTGGTGCTCAACACCAACGTGTGGGTCAACGGCGACGGCAAGAAGGAGCACCAGTTCAACCTCTGGTTCGACCCCGCCGCCGACTTCCACACCTACACCATCATCTGGAACCCGGAGAACATCCTCTTCAAGGTTGACAACCTCTTCATCCGGTCCTTCAAGCGCTTCGCCGGCATCCCCTACACTAGCTCCAAACCCATGAGGCTGCACGCCACGCTCTGGGACGGCAGCTTCTGGGCGACCGAGAAGGGCAAGGTCCCCATCGACTGGTCCAACGCGCCCTTCAACGTCTTGTACCGGAACTACTACGCCAACGCCTGCGTCAGCGGCGGCGCGTGCCATGCCGGCAGCGACGGGTGGATGAACAGGCAGCTCAACGGCGCCGAGTGGGGCACCGTGAAGTGGGCGGAGCGCAGTTACATGAGCTACAACTACTGCGAGGATGGGTACAGGTTCCCGCAGGGGTTCCCCGCCGAGTGCAGCCGCTACTGA